One window of the Candidatus Alcyoniella australis genome contains the following:
- a CDS encoding HAD hydrolase-like protein produces the protein MSDNFRLLLFDLDATLMLSGGAGMRGMAQAFHDVYGVENAFEGIHPDGKVDPMLFREMAALHNVELGPDEAATLCRLRDRYYEHLAYEMPRSEQALLMPGLPALLDELAALPAVALGLVTGNYERTARIKLARFELNRYFDFGAFGSDHEVRENLPPLAVQRAERALGRSIGLGPRVVIVGDTPRDVDCGKAHGMRVVGVATGSYSAAQLIAAGADAALDDFGDVQRAIATIIG, from the coding sequence ATGAGTGACAATTTTCGGCTGCTGCTGTTCGACCTCGACGCCACGCTGATGCTCTCCGGCGGGGCCGGGATGCGCGGCATGGCCCAGGCGTTTCACGATGTCTACGGCGTGGAGAACGCCTTCGAGGGAATCCATCCCGACGGCAAGGTCGACCCGATGCTGTTCCGCGAGATGGCCGCGTTGCACAATGTGGAACTCGGGCCGGACGAGGCCGCGACGCTTTGCCGGCTGCGCGATCGCTATTACGAGCACCTGGCGTATGAGATGCCGCGCAGCGAACAGGCGTTGCTGATGCCCGGCTTGCCCGCGTTGCTCGACGAGCTCGCAGCGTTGCCCGCGGTGGCGCTGGGGCTGGTTACGGGTAACTACGAGCGCACGGCGCGGATCAAGCTCGCGCGTTTCGAGCTCAACCGTTACTTCGATTTCGGCGCCTTCGGCTCGGACCACGAGGTGCGCGAGAACCTGCCGCCGCTGGCGGTGCAGCGCGCCGAGCGAGCGCTGGGGCGCAGCATCGGCCTGGGACCCCGTGTGGTGATCGTCGGCGACACGCCGCGCGATGTGGACTGCGGCAAGGCCCACGGCATGCGCGTGGTGGGAGTGGCCACGGGCAGCTACAGCGCGGCGCAGCTGATCGCGGCAGGGGCCGACGCGGCGCTGGATGATTTTGGCGACGTGCAACGCGCGATTGCCACGATCATCGGTTAG
- a CDS encoding neutral/alkaline non-lysosomal ceramidase N-terminal domain-containing protein produces the protein MAKRKDEFRAGAAAVRITPTDLGKCYLAGFAPNRICRGVLDPLWARALYISDGSTELALVACDLIGLSWQFVQQIRSRISGIDQHNVLIHCTHTHSGPDTMGLWGKALGELPLVSGIDPQYMDSLFDEIAFAVNKARINARPAVAYTAVDRTDRAGWVENIREPNLIDEQMTLLRLDDLAGRTIATLVNFGCHPETLWDRNHLLSPDYPAQLLTTVESALGGVGLFVSGALGGMVTPALTEDTSQARRREFTVELGTHLGQCAVDALQKARKVDAPSIDYRRAELLLPFENKLLAFMSNMGVLGERRPEGGRLRTEVAAIRLGPLGAITMPGETLPAVGLAAKELLDCKHKMLFSLCNDELGYILPESDFGNGLYEYESKMSVGPHTAPELLGALASLIAD, from the coding sequence ATGGCAAAGCGCAAAGATGAATTCAGGGCCGGCGCGGCTGCGGTCAGGATTACGCCCACCGATCTGGGGAAATGCTACCTGGCGGGGTTCGCGCCCAACCGCATCTGCCGCGGGGTGCTCGATCCGCTCTGGGCGCGGGCGCTTTACATCAGCGACGGCAGCACCGAGCTGGCGCTGGTGGCCTGCGACCTGATCGGCCTGAGCTGGCAGTTCGTGCAACAGATCCGCTCGCGGATCAGCGGCATCGACCAGCACAACGTGTTGATCCACTGCACACACACGCACTCCGGGCCGGACACCATGGGATTGTGGGGCAAGGCCCTGGGCGAGCTGCCGCTGGTCTCGGGCATCGACCCGCAGTACATGGATTCGCTGTTCGACGAGATCGCCTTTGCCGTAAACAAAGCGCGGATCAACGCCCGACCGGCAGTCGCCTACACTGCGGTCGATCGCACGGATCGCGCCGGATGGGTCGAGAACATCCGCGAACCGAATCTGATCGACGAGCAGATGACGTTGCTGCGGCTCGACGACCTCGCCGGCCGGACGATCGCCACGCTGGTCAACTTCGGCTGTCATCCCGAGACGCTGTGGGATCGCAACCACCTGCTCTCGCCGGACTACCCCGCGCAACTGCTGACGACCGTCGAGTCGGCCCTGGGCGGAGTGGGGCTGTTCGTCTCCGGCGCCCTGGGCGGAATGGTCACCCCGGCGCTGACCGAAGACACGTCCCAGGCGCGCAGACGCGAGTTCACGGTCGAGCTGGGCACACACCTGGGACAGTGCGCGGTGGACGCGCTGCAAAAGGCGCGCAAGGTCGACGCGCCGTCGATCGACTACCGCCGCGCGGAGCTGCTGCTGCCGTTTGAGAACAAGCTGCTGGCCTTCATGAGCAACATGGGCGTGCTCGGCGAGCGCAGGCCCGAGGGGGGACGGCTGCGTACCGAGGTCGCCGCGATCCGCCTGGGACCGCTGGGCGCAATCACCATGCCCGGCGAAACCCTGCCCGCGGTGGGGCTCGCGGCCAAGGAGCTGCTCGACTGTAAGCACAAGATGCTGTTCTCGCTTTGCAACGACGAGCTGGGCTACATCCTTCCCGAGTCGGACTTCGGCAACGGGCTCTACGAATACGAGAGCAAGATGAGCGTGGGGCCGCACACTGCGCCCGAGCTGCTTGGCGCACTGGCCAGTCTGATCGCAGACTAA
- a CDS encoding TrkH family potassium uptake protein, with the protein MHIRVVLRTLGAFAVILGCCMLAPMVVGLIYGELDSALSFALSAGIAVVLGAVLILPLRSAPKEIAQRDGIALVAFAWVLACLLGALPFYLSGAMTSWTDAVFECASGFTTTGASILTDVETVDHAILFWRALTHWLGGMGIIVLSITILPLLGIGGMQLYRAEVPGPSADKLTPRIAQTAKALWGVYALLTVLEAGLLMLGGMNLFEAICHAFATMATGGFSTRNGSIGDYGPFIQYVVSVFMVLAGINFALHYLMLKGKFRRVLRDTELRVYLAIFALAVIFIWAGLWLTTTISVAQSFRLAVFQVPTILSTTGFSTADFGTWPSFLQVFLLFLMFVGGSAGSTAGGMKVARFILLTKHAYQELFQLLHPRAVNPVKFGRRAVPRETMRGVWNFFFLYVALFVVSTVLLGIMLEPHLQGETSAAMTTISAAVASIGNIGPGLGLVGPGQNYAWMPSAAKWLLIALMLLGRLEIYTILILLVPATWRRYV; encoded by the coding sequence ATGCACATCAGGGTCGTACTGCGGACGCTCGGAGCATTCGCCGTGATCCTCGGCTGCTGCATGCTCGCGCCGATGGTTGTCGGGCTGATCTACGGCGAGCTGGACAGCGCCCTGAGCTTTGCGCTCAGCGCGGGGATCGCCGTGGTGCTCGGCGCGGTGTTGATTTTGCCGCTGCGCTCCGCGCCCAAGGAGATCGCTCAGCGCGACGGCATCGCGCTGGTGGCCTTCGCCTGGGTGCTGGCCTGCCTGCTCGGCGCGCTGCCGTTTTACCTCAGCGGTGCGATGACCAGCTGGACCGACGCGGTGTTCGAGTGCGCCTCGGGGTTCACCACCACCGGGGCGAGCATCCTCACCGACGTCGAGACCGTCGATCATGCGATTCTCTTCTGGCGCGCGCTGACCCACTGGCTGGGCGGGATGGGGATCATCGTGCTCTCGATCACGATCCTGCCGCTGCTGGGCATCGGCGGGATGCAGCTCTATCGCGCCGAGGTTCCCGGACCCAGCGCCGATAAACTCACTCCGCGCATCGCCCAGACCGCCAAGGCGTTGTGGGGCGTCTACGCGCTGCTGACGGTGCTCGAGGCCGGACTGCTGATGCTCGGCGGCATGAACCTGTTCGAGGCGATCTGTCACGCCTTTGCCACCATGGCCACCGGCGGCTTCTCCACGCGCAACGGCAGCATCGGTGACTACGGGCCGTTCATCCAGTACGTGGTCAGCGTGTTCATGGTTCTTGCCGGGATCAACTTCGCGCTGCACTACCTGATGCTCAAGGGCAAGTTTCGCCGCGTGTTGCGCGATACCGAGCTGCGGGTCTATTTGGCGATCTTTGCGCTGGCCGTGATTTTCATCTGGGCCGGACTGTGGTTGACCACTACGATCTCGGTGGCCCAGAGCTTTCGCCTGGCCGTGTTCCAGGTGCCGACGATCCTCTCCACCACCGGATTTTCCACCGCAGACTTCGGCACCTGGCCGAGCTTCCTGCAGGTGTTCCTGCTGTTCCTGATGTTCGTCGGCGGCAGCGCGGGCAGCACCGCCGGCGGCATGAAGGTCGCGCGGTTCATCCTGCTGACCAAGCACGCCTACCAGGAGCTGTTTCAACTGCTGCACCCGCGGGCGGTCAACCCGGTCAAGTTCGGCCGGCGCGCAGTGCCCCGCGAGACGATGCGCGGAGTGTGGAATTTCTTCTTCCTCTACGTCGCGCTGTTCGTGGTCTCCACCGTGCTGCTGGGGATAATGCTCGAGCCGCATCTGCAGGGCGAGACGTCCGCCGCGATGACCACGATCTCGGCCGCGGTGGCGAGCATCGGCAACATCGGCCCGGGTTTGGGCCTGGTGGGTCCGGGGCAGAACTACGCCTGGATGCCCTCCGCTGCCAAGTGGCTGCTGATCGCGTTGATGTTGCTGGGCCGCCTTGAGATCTACACGATCCTGATCCTGCTGGTCCCCGCGACCTGGAGACGCTACGTATGA
- a CDS encoding tetratricopeptide repeat protein, translating into MNRSIIYVLLTLVALATAQIVSAAELGPEEIYFLEGDKFLDQGQYDQAIDSLDKAIALNPHYFIAFQARGSAYYAKGQYQLAAADFSRAIEIVPSDAANYAFRGYAYYDLQQYDKAIADFNKAQQLGETDAALLVARGGAHYTQGAHEVAVNDYSDALSIDPNNVQAINARAQTYLEMGSFEPAAADFGKQIAMRPVDPTGYVGRGTAWFELGRFEQSAADFSKAIELAPNDRSNYVLRAAAYLAQEKFALAEADLDHALSLEADDAEVCNMRGTARYYQEKKEQALADFERALTLDPDNADALWNKAQICDELERGDEALQAYRDFIKSAPQDSAYLASIDQAKTRVAELEQGKE; encoded by the coding sequence ATGAACAGAAGCATTATTTACGTGCTGTTGACGCTGGTCGCGTTGGCCACGGCTCAGATCGTCTCGGCTGCAGAACTGGGGCCCGAGGAGATCTACTTCCTCGAAGGCGATAAGTTCCTCGATCAAGGGCAATACGACCAAGCGATCGACAGTCTCGATAAGGCGATCGCGCTCAACCCGCATTACTTCATCGCGTTCCAGGCTCGCGGCAGCGCCTACTATGCCAAGGGACAGTATCAGCTTGCGGCCGCCGACTTCAGCAGAGCGATCGAGATCGTGCCCTCCGACGCTGCCAACTACGCCTTTCGCGGCTACGCCTATTACGACCTGCAGCAGTACGACAAAGCGATCGCCGACTTTAACAAGGCGCAGCAACTGGGCGAGACCGACGCCGCGCTGCTCGTGGCACGCGGCGGCGCGCACTACACCCAAGGCGCGCACGAGGTCGCGGTGAACGATTACAGCGACGCGCTGAGCATCGATCCGAACAACGTCCAGGCAATCAACGCCCGCGCACAAACCTACCTCGAGATGGGAAGCTTCGAGCCGGCCGCCGCCGACTTCGGCAAACAGATCGCCATGCGACCGGTGGATCCGACCGGATACGTCGGCCGGGGAACGGCCTGGTTCGAGCTGGGACGCTTTGAGCAGTCCGCAGCAGACTTCTCCAAGGCGATCGAGCTGGCACCGAACGATCGTTCGAACTACGTCTTACGCGCCGCAGCCTATTTGGCGCAAGAGAAGTTCGCCTTGGCCGAGGCCGACCTGGACCATGCTCTGTCGCTTGAGGCCGACGACGCCGAGGTATGCAACATGCGCGGCACGGCACGCTACTACCAAGAGAAAAAGGAGCAGGCCCTGGCCGATTTCGAGCGGGCGCTGACCCTCGACCCGGACAATGCCGACGCCCTTTGGAACAAGGCCCAGATTTGCGACGAGCTGGAGCGCGGCGACGAGGCGCTTCAGGCTTATCGCGATTTCATCAAGTCCGCGCCTCAGGATTCGGCGTACCTGGCCTCCATTGATCAGGCCAAGACGCGCGTCGCCGAGCTGGAGCAAGGCAAGGAGTAA
- a CDS encoding phospho-sugar mutase: MSDFLQQATGAQERGELLASTLENLKLWLEQPEYEQYRPQIEQLIQSGEWTELDDCFYIQIPFGTGGRRGTEGVGPNRINERTIGESAAGLADYLLSKGEQVREQGVVVACDTRRNSRLYSELTAEVLAAHKIRTYLFDSFRPTPELSFAVRELRAAAGVVITASHNPPSDNGFKAYGADGGQVVPPDDNGIIQCVSAVRQIERMPLQQAITAGLVRIVGSQIDQAYLDRVCGLNLCDERDLDFVYTPLHGAGAVAVVPALERLGFGGLHLVERQAVPDPMFSSVPGGKPNPEETASMGLAVEQADRIGAALVMASDPDADRLGVAVKHHGQWVFLKGNQVGALLCWFVLDRLSEQGALRPDGVVIETLVSTDLVKRIAQGYGLEVIDHLLVGFKWIGRTIGSLDDSSRFIFGFEESLGYLMGDFVRDKDAVIAALLLAQCAAHLQARGRGLVDQLDELMRQHGVFVELQRSIFLEGAQGSLKMRRIMDALRNDPPTQLGAMPVHAVTDRQTLLRKFSGGRVESHPDWDSGDVLTFHLSEDLSDRITVRPSGTEPKIKHYAQFSLPFDKAAGIEQLRSNATERAEQAMQALLDLEAAISGTE, encoded by the coding sequence ATGAGCGATTTTCTGCAACAGGCGACTGGGGCGCAGGAGCGCGGTGAGTTGCTGGCGAGCACGCTGGAAAATTTGAAACTATGGCTCGAGCAGCCCGAGTACGAGCAGTACAGGCCGCAGATCGAACAGTTGATCCAGAGCGGCGAGTGGACCGAGCTCGATGACTGCTTCTACATACAGATTCCGTTCGGCACCGGCGGCCGCCGCGGCACTGAGGGCGTGGGGCCCAACCGGATCAACGAGCGCACCATCGGCGAGTCCGCGGCCGGGCTGGCCGACTACCTGCTGAGCAAGGGCGAGCAGGTGCGGGAGCAGGGGGTGGTCGTGGCCTGCGACACTCGCCGCAACAGCCGACTCTATTCCGAGCTGACCGCCGAGGTGCTCGCGGCCCACAAAATTAGAACCTACCTGTTCGATTCTTTTCGGCCCACGCCCGAGCTGAGCTTCGCCGTGCGCGAGCTGCGGGCCGCGGCCGGAGTGGTGATCACCGCCAGCCACAATCCGCCGAGCGACAACGGTTTCAAGGCCTACGGCGCGGACGGCGGCCAGGTTGTGCCGCCGGACGATAATGGGATCATCCAGTGCGTCAGTGCAGTGCGGCAGATCGAACGCATGCCGTTGCAGCAGGCGATCACGGCCGGATTAGTGCGGATCGTGGGCAGCCAGATCGACCAGGCCTACCTCGATCGCGTCTGCGGCCTGAACCTGTGCGACGAGCGCGATCTCGATTTCGTGTATACGCCGCTGCACGGCGCGGGCGCGGTGGCCGTGGTCCCGGCCCTCGAGCGACTGGGCTTTGGTGGCCTGCATTTGGTCGAACGTCAGGCAGTGCCCGATCCGATGTTCAGCAGCGTGCCCGGCGGCAAGCCCAATCCCGAGGAGACCGCGTCGATGGGCTTGGCGGTGGAACAGGCCGATCGCATCGGCGCGGCGCTGGTCATGGCTTCGGACCCTGACGCCGACCGGCTGGGCGTAGCGGTCAAACATCACGGCCAATGGGTATTTCTCAAAGGCAACCAGGTCGGCGCGCTGCTGTGCTGGTTCGTGCTCGACCGCCTCAGCGAGCAAGGCGCGTTAAGGCCCGACGGAGTGGTGATCGAGACTCTGGTTTCCACCGATCTGGTCAAGCGCATTGCCCAGGGTTACGGCCTGGAGGTGATCGACCATTTGCTGGTCGGTTTCAAGTGGATCGGTCGGACCATCGGCAGCCTGGACGACAGTTCGCGTTTTATCTTCGGCTTTGAGGAGAGCCTGGGCTACCTGATGGGCGACTTCGTACGCGACAAGGACGCGGTGATCGCAGCACTGCTGCTGGCCCAGTGCGCCGCGCACCTGCAAGCCCGTGGTCGGGGGCTGGTCGATCAACTCGACGAGCTGATGCGACAGCACGGCGTGTTTGTCGAGCTGCAACGCTCGATTTTCCTTGAGGGCGCCCAGGGCTCGCTGAAGATGCGACGCATCATGGACGCGTTGCGCAACGATCCGCCCACACAGCTCGGCGCGATGCCGGTCCATGCAGTGACCGACCGCCAGACGCTGCTGCGCAAGTTCAGCGGCGGCAGGGTCGAGTCCCACCCGGATTGGGACAGCGGCGACGTGCTGACCTTCCACCTGAGCGAGGATCTGTCCGACCGCATCACCGTGCGCCCCTCGGGCACCGAGCCCAAGATCAAACACTACGCCCAGTTCTCATTGCCCTTTGATAAGGCGGCGGGCATCGAACAGTTGCGGAGCAACGCGACTGAGCGCGCCGAACAGGCGATGCAGGCCCTGCTCGACCTGGAGGCGGCCATCAGCGGCACGGAGTAG